The region TTTGCCCAGTCTACATTCGGTATACTTTTAGACATAGGTAGGGTTCTCCTTTCTCTAAGATTTTTGGTCCAATCAGAGAATACCCTACCTTTTTTCCTTTGTTCTATATAAGTTGCAATAAAGAATTTCCGATCTCCATGTCCCTTCTTTATCACCTGACAAGCTGACAAGGTGACAAGAAGAGCGAACAATGCCATGTAAAACAAAATTGCAACTTATATAGCAAAATGCTTTACACCACGAGTGTTGATTATCCAAAATTATACATACGCCTTCCATAAATTTGGGCATACTCAAACAAAGCAGCGGCCATCCCGGATTTCCAATCGAGAGGAAGCTGCCCAGAGAAAAAACGGCGAACGAACGAAATGAAGGAAAGAGAGACGTTCGTCTGTTTTTTGGTTTGATCATACAGCCATCGCAGCAACACATACGCGATGAACGCCGCAAACAGTTGGTTGTATACCGCATTTTCCGTCGTGCCAAACAAGGTCGGGACATTCAGATATTGCTTCACCCAACGGAAAAAGACCTCAACAGTCCAACGTTGTTGGTACATGTCGGCAATGGTTTCCGCAGACGCATGGAAGAGGTTCGTCACGACCCGAATGTCGCGGCCATTCGCATCTCGAAAGATCACCACCCGGTGACGCTTGGTGGAGCGGCATTGTTTCGTCCCCAACTGGCACGTGAAGTCGGCTTGAACCGATGAGGATGTGCTGGAAAGGCGTTTCAAGCTTTTTTTCTGATGAAGTTCGATGTTGTCCTTCATCCGAATGACAAAGAGCTGATGCTGCTCCACAAATCGATCGAGGCGTTCGATTTTGAAATACGCCCGGTCTTCCACCAGCACTTGTTGAGCGTTCGTCAACTGTTCTCCCACCGGGCCATCATGACGCAGTCCGATGGTTTCCACCACGTCTGCCGGCAACGAGGATTCCGGCGAATACGCGACGTGCAGCTTCACTCCGGCGCGTTCGCCGTGATACGGCGCCCATGGCAGGCGGTTTTTCCCGACCGTGACGGTCGTCGAATCCACCACCCGAAGCGGTTTGGGAAACCGAAGCGAACGGCGGGTTTGGCGGTTGCACTTGGAAATGATCAACGCCAACAAGCGTTTCATGATGTCATAGGGAACTTCTTTCGCTTTCTTGGATACAGTTGAATAATGGAATCGCGGCAATCCATACAGAGGCCCCACATCGGCTCCGTGGCGAAAGCTTTTCCATTGATGCATGGCGGCCAGCAGGAAGAAGTGAATCAACTCGCGCAACGTAAAGGTTCGAGACGAATCACGATACCCAACCGCTTCGGCAATCAGTTGAATCTCTTCATCCGAAACAAGTTTTTGCATCAAATTCGGGAGTGTGGTATGCTTGTTCATAGAGAGCACCTCCTGGGTTTGTTTGTGTCGCTACTCACATTCTACAGGAAAGGTGCTCTTTTTTCTATACCCTTTGGATTTTATTGGATAATCAACACGCCTGGCTTTACACAAAATTTTATACATCGTCACAATTTCTTGGTATCCTCTGTTTTCAAACTTTCCTTTGTTTTAAAATCCATTAAAGTCATTTGTTTGTTTTTGTAAATAAACTCTAGATATTTTAATGCAAATTCCCTCCAACTTGGCATTCCTAGATGAACAGACATTCCTGCTCCAACAAAAATAATAAGCTTACCGTTTTTCAATGCTTTTAAAATGGGATGAGAGCTTGCAAGGGTTTCAAAAACATAATTCTTTATTTTTTTCTCGATCAAATTCCAAGTTCATAAGCAATCACCTAATTATAAATTAATAGCATAGATTGGATATTAATTCCATTTAAAGTTTTTTTATTGACAAGCACGAGTTCGATACTTTATTTATTCGAAATAAGGCACCTTTGAGATGCTTCACCCTCAAAGATGCCTTAACACCGAAGAAAAACAGAATATATTGAAGCATTAGCAACAACCCCAACGGCTAACTATATAAATGCACCTTGAAAAGTTAACTTTTCGATTACGCGGAACACCCCAAGCGCCGCAACACTTCCTCCGGGCGTTCCTGAATGTAATGAGCAAATCGTTGAACCGCTTGCACGATCTCGTGGCGGTCTTTGTGAAAGGCGTTGGCGATCATCGTATCCTTCAGCCATTTCCACAAACGCTCGATCGGGTTGAGCTGCGGCGAGCAGGGCGGCAGATACAGGAAATGAAAACATTGTCCTTCTTCTCGCAAAAAGTCCTTCCCCATTCGAGCGTGATGAATCCGGGCATTGTCCAAGACGAGCGCAATGATCCGGTTGGGATGCCGCTCTTTGAGCAGGCGCAAGAAATCCAAGAACGTCGCAGCGTTGGCGGCTTCTGTTTGGTGAAGCACGATGTCCCCATCGTGGACGTTCACCGCGCCAAATACCGAAACATGGGCATGATGGCCGAATGTCGGCACACGTTTTTGACGGCCGACCTCGGACCAAGTGGATCGCAAGACATGATAAGAGCGGATATGCGTTTCATCGATGTACAGAAGAACGGCATCTTCTGTCTCCTTGGTGATCAAGTTTTTTTTATCAAATCCATTTGCTTTTCAAATTGCTTTTGCTCATCCGGATTCCCTTTCGCCAGCGTGTACGTAGGGCGAGTCCATGACAGACCTTGACGGTGCAGGAGTTTTCGCAGCGCTTCACGGGAAAGGCAAACACCAAAGTGCTTTTCGACATAGGATTGCAGGAGTTTGGTGTTCCAGGCCGAAGCGACGTCCCAGCCCAGTTCCGCGGGAGTGGTGGTCAACACAAGCTGTTTGATCTCTTCCTGCTGTTCTTCGGTGAGAAACGGCTCCCGTCCAGGGGCGAAATCCCGATGAAGCAAGAGCTCCAGACCGCCTTCGTTGAACAGCGACACATAATGGGAAACGGTTTGTCGGCACACGTTGACCATGGAGGCCGCCTCTTTGCCCAAATAACCTTCCATGACCAAACGAACCGCCATCACCCGTTGGCGAAGAAGCGCGTTTTTGATTTTCCGTTCCTGTTTGCGAAGCGTCCGTGGCGTCCATCCGTGATCATGGGTGATGTTGAGACGTTTCATGAATGATCCCGCTCCTTTTCCATAGGTTTCCTTAGGAACAGGATAACCGGAGTGTGCATCGGTTATACGAAGGTTAACTTTTTAATGAGCATGTATATAGATTACCACAAGGAACGCTTTTGCTACGCCCCCACAATATCTTCTGAATTTCTGTTAATCTCATCGATAATACTAATAATCTTCCGCGCGTCATCCATGTTGTCTTGAAAGAGTTCAACAATGCTGCCGACGGTTTTAAACGGTTCTTCCTGCAGCACCCGCTTGTCCATGACTCCATTTTTCACAAAGTAATCGACGATCAATTTGACAAAATGGCTTTGTTGGATGTTCAACCGCTCGCTTGATAAAAATTCGGAAAACGCTTCGTTGGCTGCCTGCGGGTCAAGGCCGACGATTTGGCGGACGAGTTTTGTAATCGGCGTGTCTCCGAATTCCCTTTTATAATCTTCCTGTGTGCCAAGCTCATTCCAAAGAATATGCTCCAACGTTTTTACGTCTTGGACTGTTAGCTTTTTATTATTTCGCAGCTTGTAAATGGCCATCTGGTCGCGGTGTTCGTGCAGATAATGTTCCACCTTTTTCCGATAATTTTTCAGATCATTGACATTAAACATCGGACCGTTTTCTTTGACTTCTAAAACTTGGTCTTTAAAGTTCGTATAGTAAATTTTTTGCGTTTCTTTTTCAAGGAATTTGACTAAGTCACGCAACGCTTCGCGAACGGCTTCCAATTCGAAAATATCGGCTTCGCTCCAAAACTCTTCCGTCTGTACTTTTTCAATAATGTATTTTTGTTCCATCACTTGAGGAATCGAACCGAGTTTCGACAATGCCTCTGCAGTGCGAATCACACTCCGAATCGGCTTTGTGGCATTTTTCGTTTGCAGTTTTGCCAGCTCAATCGTGTACATAAGCAAATCAAAACGTTTCGCCAATTCATCATCGTTTAGCGGAACAATCAGCGGCGAAATATGTTCTTTGATTTCATTGACATCCATCGCTGTTAAGGAGTCCCATTTAGTCCGGCTTTTAAACTTGTGTACGTATTGAATATGTTGGCGTACGCGGAAGTTCTCTTCGTTTAACTTATTGATTTCCGCTAGCACTTCGTCAATCAATTCATTGCGATGGGCAATATACTCTTCTTCTTGATATTGTAAATGCTGCAGTTCTTTAATGATTTCAATTTTGGCGTTAAACAAACGCTCCGTTAAGCTTTCCACCGCTTTTCCTTCGATTCCCTTTGGATTTTCGCGGAAAAACTCGAAGTTGCCGCAATAGTCAAAAATAAGGAAATGCGTTTTATCTTGACCGGCTCCGAATAAGTCTTTGCACAAACGGGTTCCGCGCCCGATCATTTGCCAAAACTTTGATTTGGAGCGTACTTTCTTGAAGAACACAAGGTTGACGACTTCCGGAATATCCACTCCTGTATCGAGCATATCGACCGATACCGCAATCTGCGGCCATTTGTTACGGTCGGAAAAATCATCGATTAATGTTTGGTAGTAGTTCACGCTGTAATCAATGACCCGTGCAAAGCCACCTTTGTACTCAGGGAACAATTGATCAAAGCGCTCCACAATCCGTTCCGCATGGCGATGGTTTTTCGCAAAAATAATCGTTTTGCCGAGTTTGTCTCCGCCTTCTACGCGAATTCCTTTTTCCATTAAATCTCTCAGCACCGTATCAATCGTATCGTCATTAAACAGCCATTCGTTTAACGCCGCACTGTCAATATCCTCGCCTACTTCATCATCAAATGTTTCTTCATATCGTTCTTTTTCTTCATCTGATAAGTCATCGTAACGAATACCCTCTTCGAGAAACTTTAGCGTTGTTTCAATCGTTCGATAATCGACTAAATAGCCGTCTTTCACCGCTTCATCTAATTCATACGCATACGTTGGCACACCGTTTTCTAAATCAAACACTTCATACGTATTGCGGTCAATTTCGTCCTTTGGTGTGGCGGTGAGCCCAAGCAATATCGCGTCAAAATAGTCAAAAATAGCCCGATATTTCTTATAAATACTGCGGTGGGATTCATCGACGATAATTAAATCAAAATGTCCGACCGTAAATAAACGTTTGCCGTCTTTTCGTTTCGCTTCGTCAATCGCGTTCATCATTGTCGGGTACGTCGAAAACACCATGCGGCTTTCCTCTGGATTGTCTTTGTTATCGAGCAAATTGCAAAGCGTCAAGTTCGGCAACAAATGGCTAAAGCTATTTTTCGCTTGCGTTACCAGTGTTTTGCGGTCCGCTAAAAACAAAATATTTTTTACCCAATTGTGACGAGTGAGAACATCGACAATCGAAATCGCTGTCCGGGTTTTGCCGCTCCCCGTCGCCATGACAAGCAATGCTTTGCGCCGTTTTTTCTCGAGCGCGTCACATACGGCTAAAACCGCTTCTTTTTGGTAATAGCGATTCGTTATGTTGTCATTGATTTGCACATTTTTTAGCGGCTTCTTCATCGTCCGACGATCAATAAGCAAGCTTAATTCTTCCTTATTGTAAAAGCCGGAAACTCTCCGCGCCGGATAGTTAAGGTCATCCCAAATATACGTTTCAAACCCGTTTGTGTAAAAAATGATTGGACGTTGACCGTGCATGTTTTCAATGCAGTCGGCGTATAACTTTGCTTGTTGTTTTCCTTTGTTAGGGTCAACGGTCGTACGTTTTGCTTCAATGACCGCAAGCGGCTTGCCGTTATTGCCAAACAAGACGTAATCGACGTAGCCAACCCCTTCTTGATTCGGCATGCCAACGACAGGATATTCAACGACAACGTCCTTTTTAAATTCCCAACCCGCTAACTTTAAGTCTAAATCGATATATTTCTTTCTCGTTTCATATTCATTTAACTCATCGACATGGAAATCGTACTCTTTCGTATTTTCTTCCCTTTTAGCGGTGAGAAGCGCGCGAAGCTTTTCGTTTTCTTTCATCATTTCTTCAAGGCGCTTGTCTTTCGAACTTAACCGTTCGTATAAATCTTTCAATTCTTCCGGACGCTCGCGCTTTTCCTCGCCGATTGGCAGCAACGATTCATCAAAGTCCGTAGCGGTGTATTCGTCAGAATAACAATAATCAATCCAAGACACAAACTGATGAAGATTGTGGAGAGAAAGAATCGCTTCTTCCCTTGTAATCATCGCATTTGTATGAACCGCGACATTTCCCAGTTTGACAATGTAACGCAACAACGGCAACAACTCTTCATCAATAATGGACAAAAAGACGTTGTCATGAATCAAGCTGGAAAGATTATCTTGATACGGAACTTTCAACGCGCTGTCAAAGCTGTACACCCACTTAACGGCAAGCTCCAGCGCACGGCGCGTCAAAATCGCGCACGTCGCCGGACTCACAACCAAACTTTTCTCCGCCTCTACACACGCATTTGCAAAACTCTCATAATGAGGTTTGCCTACTAAAAAGTGAAAGTTGGATAACACCTAATCCCCTCCCCTGACAAACACGATATCCATTTCGTTAACGTGCATTAATCGTTAAATAACTCCCCCCTAAACGCGCGGTGCATGAGGGATTTAAAATTATTTCCTAGTTCTTCTAAACTTTTTTTCATTATCTCCTTTTGAGATTGTATTTTGTGTACTATTTCGGCAAATTGATTTTGAAGCTCGATAGGCGGCAAAACTACTTTATATTTACTAAAAAATTGCTTTGGTACACGTTTCTGACCAGCACTACCAGTCATATTCGCTTCAGCTTGTTTTCGGAAAGATTGTAAACTCGTTAAATAATATAACCATGTACTATTGACGTTTTCTTTTGGTCTTAAAACATGAAATTCTGTTGAGCCAAATCCTATATTATTTATTAAATTGCGGGCTATGGCTCCTTTTCCATTTTCCATACAAGGAGTTATCTTCGCAAAAAGAACATCGCCTTCTCTAAAATAAGTAAAGCCGTCAAAAATCTCTTTTATTAATCTAGTTTCAGAAAGATCAAGCTCCCCATTTTCTGATACATTTGCCATCGGCAAGAATGTAACTGGAAGTTCTTTATCAATATTTTCGATTTCCTTTTTTGAAGGATTCACATCACACAATTCACTTAAAGGTACCTTTTCCCCTTTTAAGTTTCCAAACATCTCCAAAAACACACTTTGCGTTAACTGGTCTAACGCTTCAATTTGAGCTTTTCGTTTGTCAATGAGTTCTTGGGCTTTGTCTAGTGCAAAAACAATGCGCTTCTGTAAGTCTATACTAGGGATTGGAATTACAACTTCTTTTAAAAATTTAAAATGACGATTATATCCTGTGTCTGGTATATTCACTGTGCGAAGATAATAATAAATGTATTTCGTAAGAACTTCTTCCTCCGAGAATACATTTTTTAGTAGTTTTACACCATCTGCGCCTATAAATATAGGAAAATCAATATACTTTAATATTCTTGTATGATCACCAAATATGATTAATGGAGATTTATCATAGATACCGTCTCCATCATTGGTAAAACCAGCAATATAGTCTTTCCCCTGATCAATAATTGGATAACTTCCTTGTGCAAGGTATTCCTCTTTTTTTATTTTTTTTGCATTCTTAGTTTCATCTCTTAAAACATCGCTAAATTTTAATAACTTCCAATTAGGATTTTTTTGCAAACTTCTTAAAGATTTCTTGTCCTGATATCTACTAAACATAGCATCACTCTATCCCTTTATTAAGTTTTTTAATTCCTCTAATCCATTTATAATTTCTTTTTCCAAGGCTTCCACTTTTTCAAGTATCACACTTGGCGCTTCATACTGTACTTCTTCGTATACTATTTCTTTATATCTATTAATCGAAAGGTCATAATCATTTTCCCGAATTTCTTCCACCGGCACAAAGAACGACTGCTCCGTACGCTTTCGTTCCTTTTCCGCTTCACGGTTATGGAATCGTTCAATGATGTCCGGAATGTCGTTGTCTTCAATCGGGGTGCGCTTGTCGTCCAACGAGTAGCCATCGGCTTTCATGTCGTAAAACCAGACGTGATCGGTTCCGCCGACGCCTGTTTTTGTGAAAATCATAATCGCCGTCGACACGCCCGCGTACGGTTTAAAGACGCCGCTTGGCATGGAAATAACCGCTTCTAACTTATGATTTTCCACAATTTCTTTGCGGATGCCTTTATGCGCTTTCGAGCTGCCGAACAATACCCCATCTGGCACGATGCACGCGCAACGTCCGCCCGTTTTTAAAATGCGTAAGAATAATGCCAAAAATAAAAGTTCGGTTTTCTTTGTCTTTACAACTTTTAACAAATCATTTGAAACTGCATCATAATCTAACGAACCTTTAAAAGGCGGATTGGCAAGGACAAGGGTGTATTTGTCCTTATCTTTGTTTTGTTCCGATAACGAGTCGCGATATTCGATATTCGGATTTTCAATGCCATGGAGCATCATGTTCATCGCGCCAATCCGCAACATCGTGCGGTCCATGTCAAAACCGTAGAACATATGGTTATTAAAATGTTCTTTTAAACTTTGCACTAAAAATAAGTCACTGCGATGTTTGCGCAAATATTCGCCCGCCGCGACTAAAAAACCTGCGGAACCGGCGGCCGGATCGACAATAATATCTTCCGGTGTTGGTTTGACTAACTCTACCATCATCTTGATAATATGACGCGGTGTGCGGAATTGCCCGTTCGTGCCTGCTGTCGCGATTTTGGATAGCAAATATTCATATAAATCCCCTTGTAAATCACGGTCTTTCAGCGGGAGCTTATCAATGCCGTCCACAATTTTGGAAAGCATTTGCGGCGTAGGAATCATAAAAATTGCATCGCTCATATACTTGGCATATGCGGAATTTTTATTGCCATGCAAGCTTTTAATAAAAGGGAATACTTCCTTAGATACGATTTCATACATTTGTGAAGCTTCTAGATTTT is a window of Geobacillus kaustophilus DNA encoding:
- a CDS encoding IS4-like element IS5377 family transposase → MNKHTTLPNLMQKLVSDEEIQLIAEAVGYRDSSRTFTLRELIHFFLLAAMHQWKSFRHGADVGPLYGLPRFHYSTVSKKAKEVPYDIMKRLLALIISKCNRQTRRSLRFPKPLRVVDSTTVTVGKNRLPWAPYHGERAGVKLHVAYSPESSLPADVVETIGLRHDGPVGEQLTNAQQVLVEDRAYFKIERLDRFVEQHQLFVIRMKDNIELHQKKSLKRLSSTSSSVQADFTCQLGTKQCRSTKRHRVVIFRDANGRDIRVVTNLFHASAETIADMYQQRWTVEVFFRWVKQYLNVPTLFGTTENAVYNQLFAAFIAYVLLRWLYDQTKKQTNVSLSFISFVRRFFSGQLPLDWKSGMAAALFEYAQIYGRRMYNFG
- a CDS encoding DEAD/DEAH box helicase family protein; amino-acid sequence: MLSNFHFLVGKPHYESFANACVEAEKSLVVSPATCAILTRRALELAVKWVYSFDSALKVPYQDNLSSLIHDNVFLSIIDEELLPLLRYIVKLGNVAVHTNAMITREEAILSLHNLHQFVSWIDYCYSDEYTATDFDESLLPIGEEKRERPEELKDLYERLSSKDKRLEEMMKENEKLRALLTAKREENTKEYDFHVDELNEYETRKKYIDLDLKLAGWEFKKDVVVEYPVVGMPNQEGVGYVDYVLFGNNGKPLAVIEAKRTTVDPNKGKQQAKLYADCIENMHGQRPIIFYTNGFETYIWDDLNYPARRVSGFYNKEELSLLIDRRTMKKPLKNVQINDNITNRYYQKEAVLAVCDALEKKRRKALLVMATGSGKTRTAISIVDVLTRHNWVKNILFLADRKTLVTQAKNSFSHLLPNLTLCNLLDNKDNPEESRMVFSTYPTMMNAIDEAKRKDGKRLFTVGHFDLIIVDESHRSIYKKYRAIFDYFDAILLGLTATPKDEIDRNTYEVFDLENGVPTYAYELDEAVKDGYLVDYRTIETTLKFLEEGIRYDDLSDEEKERYEETFDDEVGEDIDSAALNEWLFNDDTIDTVLRDLMEKGIRVEGGDKLGKTIIFAKNHRHAERIVERFDQLFPEYKGGFARVIDYSVNYYQTLIDDFSDRNKWPQIAVSVDMLDTGVDIPEVVNLVFFKKVRSKSKFWQMIGRGTRLCKDLFGAGQDKTHFLIFDYCGNFEFFRENPKGIEGKAVESLTERLFNAKIEIIKELQHLQYQEEEYIAHRNELIDEVLAEINKLNEENFRVRQHIQYVHKFKSRTKWDSLTAMDVNEIKEHISPLIVPLNDDELAKRFDLLMYTIELAKLQTKNATKPIRSVIRTAEALSKLGSIPQVMEQKYIIEKVQTEEFWSEADIFELEAVREALRDLVKFLEKETQKIYYTNFKDQVLEVKENGPMFNVNDLKNYRKKVEHYLHEHRDQMAIYKLRNNKKLTVQDVKTLEHILWNELGTQEDYKREFGDTPITKLVRQIVGLDPQAANEAFSEFLSSERLNIQQSHFVKLIVDYFVKNGVMDKRVLQEEPFKTVGSIVELFQDNMDDARKIISIIDEINRNSEDIVGA
- a CDS encoding type I restriction-modification system subunit M encodes the protein MITGELKNKVDKIWETFWTGGITNPLTVIEQFTYLLFIKGLDEAETQREQEAALLGIEFERIFPEDKQHLRWSKFKNLEASQMYEIVSKEVFPFIKSLHGNKNSAYAKYMSDAIFMIPTPQMLSKIVDGIDKLPLKDRDLQGDLYEYLLSKIATAGTNGQFRTPRHIIKMMVELVKPTPEDIIVDPAAGSAGFLVAAGEYLRKHRSDLFLVQSLKEHFNNHMFYGFDMDRTMLRIGAMNMMLHGIENPNIEYRDSLSEQNKDKDKYTLVLANPPFKGSLDYDAVSNDLLKVVKTKKTELLFLALFLRILKTGGRCACIVPDGVLFGSSKAHKGIRKEIVENHKLEAVISMPSGVFKPYAGVSTAIMIFTKTGVGGTDHVWFYDMKADGYSLDDKRTPIEDNDIPDIIERFHNREAEKERKRTEQSFFVPVEEIRENDYDLSINRYKEIVYEEVQYEAPSVILEKVEALEKEIINGLEELKNLIKG
- a CDS encoding IS630 family transposase, coding for MKRLNITHDHGWTPRTLRKQERKIKNALLRQRVMAVRLVMEGYLGKEAASMVNVCRQTVSHYVSLFNEGGLELLLHRDFAPGREPFLTEEQQEEIKQLVLTTTPAELGWDVASAWNTKLLQSYVEKHFGVCLSREALRKLLHRQGLSWTRPTYTLAKGNPDEQKQFEKQMDLIKKT
- a CDS encoding IS630 family transposase, yielding MITKETEDAVLLYIDETHIRSYHVLRSTWSEVGRQKRVPTFGHHAHVSVFGAVNVHDGDIVLHQTEAANAATFLDFLRLLKERHPNRIIALVLDNARIHHARMGKDFLREEGQCFHFLYLPPCSPQLNPIERLWKWLKDTMIANAFHKDRHEIVQAVQRFAHYIQERPEEVLRRLGCSA
- a CDS encoding restriction endonuclease subunit S translates to MFSRYQDKKSLRSLQKNPNWKLLKFSDVLRDETKNAKKIKKEEYLAQGSYPIIDQGKDYIAGFTNDGDGIYDKSPLIIFGDHTRILKYIDFPIFIGADGVKLLKNVFSEEEVLTKYIYYYLRTVNIPDTGYNRHFKFLKEVVIPIPSIDLQKRIVFALDKAQELIDKRKAQIEALDQLTQSVFLEMFGNLKGEKVPLSELCDVNPSKKEIENIDKELPVTFLPMANVSENGELDLSETRLIKEIFDGFTYFREGDVLFAKITPCMENGKGAIARNLINNIGFGSTEFHVLRPKENVNSTWLYYLTSLQSFRKQAEANMTGSAGQKRVPKQFFSKYKVVLPPIELQNQFAEIVHKIQSQKEIMKKSLEELGNNFKSLMHRAFRGELFND